One segment of Apus apus isolate bApuApu2 chromosome 1, bApuApu2.pri.cur, whole genome shotgun sequence DNA contains the following:
- the HSP90B1 gene encoding endoplasmin: protein MKSVWGLALACTLLLAVSVRADEVDVDGTVEDDLGKSREGSRTDDEVVQREEEAIQLDGLNASQIKEIREKSEKFAFQAEVNRMMKLIINSLYKNKEIFLRELISNASDALDKIRLISLTDENALAGNEELTVKIKCDKEKNMLHVTDTGIGMTKEELVKNLGTIAKSGTSEFLNKMTEMQDDSQSTSELIGQFGVGFYSAFLVADRVIVTSKHNNDTQHIWESDSNEFSVIDDPRGNTLGRGTTITLVLKEEASDYLELDTVKNLVKKYSQFINFPIYVWSSKTETVEEPIEEEEAKEKEETDDDEAAVEEEEEEKKPKTKKVEKTVWDWELMNDIKPIWQRPSKEVEEDEYKAFYKTFSKEHDDPMAYIHFTAEGEVTFKSILFVPNSAPRGLFDEYGSKKSDFIKLYVRRVFITDDFHDMMPKYLNFVKGVVDSDDLPLNVSRETLQQHKLLKVIRKKLVRKTLDMIKKIAEEKYNDTFWKEFGTNVKLGVIEDHSNRTRLAKLLRFQSSHHESNLTSLDQYVERMKEKQDKIYFMAGASRKEAESSPFVERLLKKGYEVIYLTEPVDEYCIQALPEFDGKRFQNVAKEGVKFEESEKSKESREALEKEFEPLLNWMKDKALKDKIEKAVLSQRLTQSPCALVASQYGWSGNMERIMKAQAYQTGKDISTNYYASQKKTFEINPRHPLIKDMLRRVKENEDDKTVSDLAVVLFETATLRSGYMLPDTKEYGDRIERMLRLSLNVDLDAKVEEEPEEPEDAAEEAEQDEEEVDADAEDSETQKESTDVKDEL from the exons ATGAAGTCTGTCTGGGGGCTCGCGCTGGCGTGCACGCTGCTGCTGGCCG TATCGGTTAGAGCGGATGAGGTGGATGTGGATGGCACCGTGGAAGATGACTTGGGTAAAAGCAGAGAAGGATCTCGAACAGATGATGAAGTTGTGCAGAG AGAGGAAGAAGCTATCCAGCTAGATGGCCTAAATGCATCCCAGATCaaagaaatcagagaaaaatctgAGAAGTTTGCATTTCAAGCAGAAGTGAACAGAATGATGAAACTTATTATCAAttctttatataaaaataaagag ATTTTCCTGAGGGAACTTATTTCAAATGCTTCGGATGCTTTAGATAAGATTCGCTTAATATCCTTAACTGATGAAAATGCTCTTGCTGGTAATGAGGAACTTACAGTCAAAATCAAG tgtgataAAGAGAAGAACATGCTTCATGTTACAGATACGGGTATTGGCATGACAAAAGAAGAGTTAGTTAAAAACCTGGGTACCATTGCAAAGTCTGGTACAAGTGAATTCTTAAACAAGATGACCGAAATGCAGGATGATAGCCAGTCAACATCTGAGTTAATCGGCCAGTTTGGTGTTGgcttttattctgctttcttaGTAGCAGACAGGGTCATTGTCACATCAAAACACAACAATGATACTCAACATATTTGGGAGTCAGATTCAAATGAATTCTCTGTGATTGATGATCCAAGAGGAAACACCTTAGGACGTGGCACAACCATAAC gcTTGTCTTGAAGGAGGAAGCATCTGATTATCTTGAGCTGGATACTGTTAAAAACCTAGTAAAGAAATACTCGCAGTTCATAAATTTCCCCATATATGTGTGGAGCAGCAAG ACAGAAACTGTTGAAGAACCCATTGAAGAGGAGGAAGctaaggagaaagaagaaacagatgaTGATGAAGCTGCagttgaagaagaggaggaagaaaagaaaccaaaaactAAGAAG GTTGAAAAGACTGTGTGGGATTGGGAGCTCATGAATGACATAAAACCAATCTGGCAGAGACCATCTAAAGAAGTTGAAGAAGATGAATACAAAGCTTTTTACAAAACCTTTTCCAAG GAACACGATGACCCAATGGCTTACATCCACTTCACTGCTGAAGGAGAAGTAACTTTCAAATCCATCTTGTTTGTTCCTAATTCTGCTCCACGTGGCCTGTTTGATGAATATGGATCCAAAAAAAGTGATTTCATTAAG CTGTACGTTCGAAGAGTGTTCATCACTGATGACTTCCATGACATGATGCCCAAATACCTTAACTTTGTTAAGGGTGTT GTGGATTCTGATGATCTTCCTTTGAATGTATCTCGTGAAACACTTCAACAACATAAATTGTTAAAG gTCATCAGAAAGAAACTTGTTCGCAAAACTCTTGACATGATCAAGaaaattgcagaagaaaagtACAATGACACATTCTGGAAAGAGTTTGGTACCAATGTAAAGCTTGGAGTTATTGAAGATCACTCCAATCGTACACGACTGGCTAAACTTCTTCGTTTCCAGTCTTCTCATCATGAAAGTAACCTTACAAGCCTTGACCAGTACGtggaaagaatgaaagagaagCAAGACAAGATTTATTTCATGGCAGGTGCCAGCAGAAAGGAG GCGGAGTCCTCACCATTTGTTGAACGCCTCCTGAAAAAGGGCTATGAAGTGATCTATCTGACTGAACCTGTAGATGAATACTGCATTCAGGCTCTGCCAGAGTTTGATGGCAAGAGGTTTCAGAATGTAGCAAAAGAAGGAGTTAAGTTTGAAGAAAGTGAGAAGTCTAAGGAGAGTCGGGAGGCCTTGGAAAAGGAATTTGAACCACTTTTAAATTGGATGAAAGACAAAGCTCTAAAAGACAAG atcGAAAAAGCTGTGCTGTCCCAACGTTTAACACAGTCTCCGTGTGCTCTTGTGGCTAGTCAGTATGGATGGTCTGGCAACATGGAAAGAATCATGAAAGCTCAGGCTTACCAAACTGGGAAGGATATATCTACAAA TTACTATGCTAGCCAAAAGAAGACATTTGAAATTAATCCCAGGCATCCACTGATCAAGGACATGCTGAGGCGAGTCAAG GAAAATGAAGATGACAAAACAGTTTCAGATCTTGCAGTGGTCTTGTTTGAAACTGCAACTTTGAGATCAGGATATATGCTACCAGACACTAAGGAATATGGAGACAGAATAGAAAGGATGCTTCGTTTAAGTTTAAATGTTGACCTGGATGCAAAG GTGGAGGAGGAACCTGAAGAGCCTGAAGATGCAGCTGAGGAGGCAGAGCAAGATGAAGAAGAGGTGGATGCTGATGCAGAAGACAGTGAAACACAGAAG GAATCCACAGATGTGAAAGATGAACTGTAA
- the LOC127379982 gene encoding protein brawnin — translation MPAGVPWPTYLKTLAASLLAMFAGAEVVHRYYRPDLSIPEIPPKPGELRTELLGLKARSSQVQTSRQ, via the exons ATGCCCGCCGGCGTGCCCTGGCCCACCTACCTGAAGACGCTGGCGGCCAGCCTGCTGGCCATGTTCGCCGGCGCCGAGGTCGTGCATAGGTACTACAGGCCCGACCTT agtaTACCTGAAATACCTCCCAAGCCTGGAGAACTGAGAACAGAACTGTTGGGTCTAAAAGCAAGATCAAGCCAAGTTCAGACTTCACGACAGTGA